The nucleotide window ACCGGGCCGGGGCCAGCACAAGCCGGCACTCGTCGCAGGTGCGGTCCTGCTGAGCGTGCGCCGCTCTGCAGCCGCAGTGGCCTTCTTCGCAGCGGGGCTGGCCGCACTCCGGGCAGCCCGCCTCGATGACTCGGAACTCCTCCTGGCAGGTCTCACACGTCCACCACGACCTGTAGCGGGACGTCCCCGACTCGGGGCGTGGAGCGGTCAACTTACGCCAGGGCACGTTGTCCTCGGCGAGCACCGCGACCAGGTACTCCTCGTCGAACCAGGCGGCTTGCCCGTACAGCAGATCGCTGCGGTCGCCGGAGCGCCACAGTACGTAGGTTCTGTCTCGCTGGCTGGTACCGGCTGTTTGAAGAGCCGCGGCAATCAGAGGGGTTGTCGACTGATCGGTACCTCGCGCCGGCGGGATCAGGCCGGACGCCGCGGCGAACAGGACGGTGCCTGCAGCGTCCAGCAGGACGACGGCGCCTCCGCCGGGCAAGTACTGCGAGGCTCGCACGCAGCATGCTTCCCGGGACGCCCGGGACGCCTGGAACATCTCCACGGCGTCCGGGGCGGTGGGGCCGCTTCTGCGTACCGACTCAGCTATGTGTAGGTCGGGCAGGAGGATGCGGGCGGCGAAGGCATCGCAGGCTGCTTCCTCGAAGGCCTCGGAGTCCTGCCGGGCGAAGAGATTATTGCCCAGCCCGGTGTCGGTCTTCTGCAGGTGATGCCCTAGTTCGTGCAG belongs to Streptomyces sp. NBC_01142 and includes:
- a CDS encoding ImmA/IrrE family metallo-endopeptidase, giving the protein MIRGRFAAEAPKQAEAMLGVLLQRHPGTLPGLQQDPLDELDRWSEVQVSLEPESGESGRCSVAGSYQHQTRPPTLVVGTARSRRRRGFTALHELGHHLQKTDTGLGNNLFARQDSEAFEEAACDAFAARILLPDLHIAESVRRSGPTAPDAVEMFQASRASREACCVRASQYLPGGGAVVLLDAAGTVLFAAASGLIPPARGTDQSTTPLIAAALQTAGTSQRDRTYVLWRSGDRSDLLYGQAAWFDEEYLVAVLAEDNVPWRKLTAPRPESGTSRYRSWWTCETCQEEFRVIEAGCPECGQPRCEEGHCGCRAAHAQQDRTCDECRLVLAPARFAGASTSCRDCS